One genomic segment of Luteolibacter sp. Y139 includes these proteins:
- a CDS encoding ArnT family glycosyltransferase codes for MFSPLRRLCSPRILVGILLACRLALLVFAPHTDPSESRYAEIARKMVETGDWITPQFDYGIPFWAKPPLAMWMSALGMEFFGVNEFGSRIFVFLGALVVLALVWDAARREFDKEVGWVAVAMLAGMPLFFFSSAAVMTDLALLLGITLTMVGFRGAMRKDSRWHGYGVFAGLAIGLLAKGPVALLLSVPPMAGWLFLTGRWRDVGKSLPWFSGTLLMLALALPWYIAAELKTPGFLSYFLIGENWDRFVVRGWDGDLYGTAHAVAPGSIWLYLLLGSFPWCLGLLGSFPGNIRRVRSWAMAHNGHGLYWALWLLWPVIFFTPARNIIATYPLVSLPALAMILAELHCFDARADSPREEPQPLSPLLVSATLVLVAAAFTVSLVLPQYSPKHSEKMLVRRFEAERSPGDNLVYYGPRKYSAEFYTGGGVDSTTSAAVLEARLDAPGRTFLAMPSYWFPFIPAPIRRHLQLVASWNHGPSLYVERTDVPDLSGIDPSRTSPIGN; via the coding sequence ATGTTTTCTCCGCTCCGACGCTTGTGCTCGCCAAGGATTCTGGTGGGGATCCTGCTTGCCTGTCGACTGGCGCTGCTCGTCTTCGCTCCTCACACGGATCCCTCCGAGTCCCGCTACGCGGAGATTGCCCGCAAGATGGTGGAAACGGGTGATTGGATCACGCCGCAGTTTGACTATGGGATCCCGTTTTGGGCGAAGCCGCCGCTTGCGATGTGGATGTCTGCGCTCGGCATGGAGTTTTTCGGGGTGAACGAGTTCGGCTCGCGGATCTTCGTGTTCCTGGGCGCACTGGTGGTGCTGGCACTGGTCTGGGATGCGGCGAGGCGGGAATTTGACAAGGAGGTGGGCTGGGTCGCTGTCGCCATGCTCGCGGGCATGCCGCTGTTCTTCTTTTCCTCGGCCGCGGTGATGACTGATCTGGCGCTGCTGCTGGGCATCACCTTGACCATGGTCGGTTTCCGCGGGGCGATGCGCAAAGACTCCCGATGGCATGGGTACGGGGTCTTCGCTGGGCTGGCGATCGGCCTGCTGGCAAAGGGGCCGGTGGCGCTGCTGCTTTCGGTGCCTCCGATGGCCGGATGGCTGTTTCTAACAGGCCGGTGGCGGGACGTGGGGAAATCGCTACCCTGGTTCTCAGGCACGCTGCTGATGCTGGCCCTGGCCCTTCCCTGGTATATCGCGGCCGAGCTCAAGACACCGGGCTTCCTGTCGTATTTCCTCATCGGCGAGAATTGGGACCGCTTCGTCGTTCGTGGCTGGGATGGAGATCTTTACGGTACTGCACACGCCGTGGCACCCGGCTCGATCTGGCTCTACCTTTTGCTCGGGTCATTCCCGTGGTGCCTCGGTTTGCTCGGGTCGTTTCCCGGGAATATCCGGAGGGTCCGGTCATGGGCGATGGCTCACAACGGGCACGGTCTCTACTGGGCCCTGTGGCTGCTGTGGCCGGTGATCTTCTTCACGCCGGCGCGGAATATCATCGCGACCTATCCCTTGGTCTCCTTGCCCGCGCTCGCGATGATATTGGCAGAGCTACATTGTTTCGACGCACGCGCGGACTCGCCGAGGGAAGAACCCCAGCCGCTGTCCCCACTGCTGGTGAGTGCCACGCTGGTCCTGGTCGCCGCTGCCTTCACGGTGTCGCTGGTGCTTCCCCAGTACTCGCCGAAACACTCGGAGAAGATGCTGGTCCGCCGATTTGAAGCAGAACGCTCGCCCGGCGACAATCTGGTCTACTATGGGCCTCGTAAATACTCGGCCGAGTTTTACACCGGCGGTGGCGTGGACAGCACGACATCGGCCGCCGTGCTGGAGGCCCGGCTGGATGCACCGGGACGCACCTTTCTGGCGATGCCATCCTATTGGTTTCCATTCATTCCCGCTCCGATCCGTCGCCACCTGCAACTGGTGGCGAGCTGGAATCACGGGCCATCTCTCTACGTGGAGCGCACCGACGTGCCGGACCTGAGCGGCATCGATCCTTCCCGTACCTCGCCCATCGGAAACTAG
- a CDS encoding phospholipid carrier-dependent glycosyltransferase, which translates to MRLRYAIDPEFPTAGGGEAPAAAWPGFRKLVTVALLALFWFCAFIGLRPLANPDEGRYTEIAREMAESGDYVTPRLNGVKYFEKPPLMYWLSALTFKAFGLNQFTARLWVALFATLGCLLTYVAAHVLYGQRAGIWSAIVLSSSLIYYVLGQLVLLDMAVSVMISGALFSFILAVREPAGRRRFWLFMAHYGFMALATLSKGLIGFLIPGAVMFLWLLMLGNWRMLRPLHLLPGAILFLAISVPWHIAVATANHSANHQMDFAWFYFIHEHFERFTTTVHQRYEPWWFFLPFVIGGLFPWVVLAWQAVSRALAGGWRERTKHAEAWFLVLWIGFIVLFFSASQSKLIPYILPVIPACAVLIGRYVAECWDTVAGKGLTRGGMAFAVLAIVIGIAAFVVKPPAYHDALAEAFPMLRAMVAGVFIPAGLLAVLASLRKSPRWVIGCIAGSAILLFPGIAAMGRVMDGESTVQLSHLLQQRLTPTDRVIHLGMYAQDMPAYLGRQVDVAAYKGELQFGIDAEPERTDARFISRARFIEEWREPHTTYALMRTFYYDKWFRLQGVDHEVIGHEGDLYLLVNRNPNSVSQR; encoded by the coding sequence TTGAGACTACGCTACGCCATTGATCCTGAATTCCCTACCGCCGGAGGCGGCGAGGCTCCGGCTGCGGCATGGCCCGGCTTTCGCAAGCTCGTGACGGTGGCGCTGCTGGCGTTATTCTGGTTCTGCGCCTTCATTGGCCTGCGCCCCCTGGCGAATCCGGATGAAGGTCGCTACACCGAGATCGCCCGCGAGATGGCGGAGAGCGGGGACTATGTGACGCCCCGCTTGAATGGCGTGAAGTATTTCGAAAAGCCGCCGCTGATGTATTGGCTCTCGGCGCTCACGTTCAAGGCATTCGGCTTGAATCAATTCACGGCGCGCCTCTGGGTGGCGCTCTTTGCCACGCTGGGCTGCCTGCTCACCTACGTTGCGGCGCATGTGCTCTACGGCCAGCGGGCCGGGATTTGGTCGGCTATCGTGCTCAGCAGCTCGCTGATCTACTACGTGCTCGGGCAGCTGGTCCTGCTGGACATGGCGGTCTCGGTGATGATCAGCGGTGCGCTGTTCAGCTTCATTCTCGCGGTTCGCGAGCCGGCGGGAAGACGCCGCTTCTGGCTCTTCATGGCGCACTATGGGTTCATGGCGCTGGCAACGCTGAGCAAGGGCTTGATCGGGTTCCTAATTCCGGGCGCGGTGATGTTCCTATGGCTGCTGATGCTTGGCAATTGGCGGATGCTGCGCCCGCTGCACCTGCTGCCGGGAGCCATCCTCTTCCTAGCGATCTCCGTGCCCTGGCACATTGCCGTGGCCACGGCGAATCACTCGGCGAATCACCAGATGGATTTCGCGTGGTTCTATTTCATTCACGAGCACTTCGAGCGGTTCACGACGACGGTGCACCAGCGATATGAGCCATGGTGGTTCTTCCTGCCGTTCGTGATCGGAGGACTGTTTCCGTGGGTTGTGCTCGCATGGCAGGCCGTGTCGCGTGCACTTGCGGGCGGCTGGCGCGAGCGGACGAAGCATGCGGAGGCTTGGTTCCTAGTGCTTTGGATCGGCTTCATCGTCCTCTTTTTCTCGGCCTCACAGTCGAAGCTGATCCCTTACATCCTGCCGGTGATTCCCGCGTGTGCGGTATTGATTGGCCGGTATGTGGCGGAGTGTTGGGACACGGTGGCGGGCAAAGGGCTCACGCGGGGAGGGATGGCGTTCGCGGTGCTTGCGATCGTCATCGGCATCGCCGCTTTCGTGGTGAAGCCGCCCGCCTATCATGATGCGCTGGCGGAAGCTTTTCCGATGCTGCGCGCGATGGTGGCGGGGGTGTTTATTCCTGCAGGTCTGCTGGCCGTATTGGCCTCGCTGCGGAAGAGTCCCCGCTGGGTGATCGGCTGTATCGCCGGGTCGGCGATCCTTCTCTTTCCGGGCATCGCCGCGATGGGACGCGTGATGGATGGTGAGTCGACAGTGCAGCTTTCGCATCTGCTCCAGCAGCGGCTAACGCCGACGGACCGGGTCATTCACTTGGGCATGTATGCGCAGGACATGCCTGCCTACCTTGGCCGGCAGGTGGATGTGGCGGCCTACAAGGGCGAACTCCAGTTCGGCATCGATGCCGAGCCGGAGCGCACGGACGCCCGCTTCATCTCGCGCGCTCGCTTTATCGAGGAGTGGCGGGAGCCTCACACGACTTACGCGCTGATGCGGACCTTCTACTACGACAAGTGGTTCCGCCTGCAGGGCGTGGATCACGAGGTGATCGGCCACGAGGGCGATCTTTATCTGCTGGTGAACCGCAATCCGAACTCAGTCTCGCAACGATGA
- a CDS encoding DegT/DnrJ/EryC1/StrS family aminotransferase has product MSASLSASPVSAPPPSAAAFLPMTRPTIDEKTIAGVCEVLRSGWITSGPKVKEFEQMLSALFGGRPVRAFNSGTATLEIALRLAGVGPGDEVITTPLSWVATSNTILTVGARPVFVDIDPFTRNINLDRVEEAITPATKAIMPVDLAGLAVDRDRLARIAAAHGLRVIEDAAQSLGSRWDGRLIGSSGDLVSFSFHPNKNVTSIEGGCLVMNCDAEASLAEQYRLQGVVRSGTDGMDVSVLGGKFNLTDVAARVGIGQLEKLEEFTLARRDLAWLYFELLESAEMKELGLRLPLPDFRQTNWHMFQVVLPDRRISGGRAAVMEAMKAQGIGTGVHYPPIHLFTLYRGMGWKPGDFKYAEEIGRNILTLPLFPGMTSEDVRRVCVTLASVIRSLTVQAS; this is encoded by the coding sequence ATGAGCGCAAGCCTATCCGCATCTCCTGTTTCGGCGCCGCCTCCGAGTGCCGCCGCATTCCTGCCGATGACCCGGCCGACGATCGACGAGAAAACGATTGCCGGTGTCTGCGAAGTGCTGCGAAGCGGCTGGATCACTTCTGGTCCGAAGGTGAAGGAATTCGAGCAGATGCTTTCCGCGCTTTTTGGCGGACGACCGGTCAGGGCATTCAATTCCGGGACCGCGACGCTGGAGATCGCGCTGCGCCTTGCCGGGGTAGGCCCGGGGGATGAAGTGATCACCACGCCGCTCAGCTGGGTGGCCACGAGCAATACGATTCTCACGGTGGGAGCGCGGCCGGTTTTCGTGGACATCGATCCCTTCACCCGGAACATCAATCTGGACCGTGTAGAGGAGGCGATTACTCCGGCGACGAAAGCGATCATGCCCGTCGACCTCGCGGGTCTTGCCGTGGACCGCGACCGTCTTGCAAGGATCGCGGCGGCTCACGGGCTCCGGGTGATCGAGGATGCGGCGCAGTCGCTCGGCAGCCGTTGGGATGGCCGTCTGATCGGCTCCTCCGGCGATCTGGTGTCGTTCAGCTTTCACCCGAACAAGAATGTCACCTCGATCGAGGGAGGTTGCTTGGTCATGAACTGCGATGCGGAAGCGAGCCTCGCCGAACAGTATCGGCTGCAAGGGGTGGTCCGGAGCGGCACCGATGGCATGGACGTGTCGGTGCTTGGTGGGAAATTCAACCTGACCGACGTGGCCGCGCGCGTGGGTATCGGCCAGCTGGAGAAGCTGGAGGAATTCACCTTGGCTCGCCGGGATCTGGCATGGCTTTACTTTGAACTACTAGAGTCGGCGGAGATGAAGGAGCTGGGCCTGCGCCTGCCGTTGCCGGACTTCAGGCAGACGAACTGGCACATGTTCCAAGTGGTGCTACCGGACCGGCGGATTAGCGGGGGACGCGCCGCGGTGATGGAGGCGATGAAGGCGCAAGGAATCGGCACCGGCGTTCACTATCCGCCCATCCATCTTTTCACCCTCTATCGCGGGATGGGCTGGAAGCCAGGTGACTTCAAGTATGCGGAGGAGATCGGCCGGAATATCCTGACGCTCCCGCTTTTCCCCGGCATGACTTCCGAAGATGTGCGCCGCGTGTGCGTGACGCTGGCGTCCGTGATTCGTTCTCTGACCGTCCAAGCATCATGA
- a CDS encoding glycosyltransferase, with amino-acid sequence MISRATVQVSVVIPVYNEEGNLPLLFSRLYPVLDALGRSYEVIFINDGSVDRSSQMLEEQHALRPAVTRVIEFTSNFGQHMAVMAGLERTRGEVIITLDADLQNPPEEIPAFLKETDAGSDCVGGVRQERKDSFFRRRASLLMNGMRSRMTSIRMTDQGCMLRAYSREVVDGIVRSGAINTFIPALGYSLAKRPKEIPIKHEERHAGVSNYSLYRLVRLNFDLITYFTTAPLQIFTLFAMACSAGSFLLVIVLAGRRLIFGPEEGGVFTLFGILFFLISVCMVGIGLIGEYMGRTYQVVRNRERYHIDHILEVTE; translated from the coding sequence ATGATCTCCCGAGCCACCGTGCAGGTTTCCGTGGTGATCCCCGTTTACAACGAGGAGGGGAACCTGCCCCTTTTGTTCTCCCGGCTCTATCCGGTGCTCGATGCGCTGGGCCGCAGCTACGAGGTGATCTTCATCAACGACGGTAGCGTGGACCGCTCGTCGCAGATGTTGGAAGAGCAACACGCCCTTCGGCCGGCGGTGACGAGGGTGATCGAGTTCACCTCGAACTTCGGCCAGCACATGGCGGTCATGGCGGGGCTGGAGCGCACCCGGGGTGAAGTGATCATCACGCTCGATGCCGACCTGCAGAATCCGCCGGAGGAAATCCCGGCCTTTCTCAAGGAGACGGATGCGGGCTCTGACTGCGTGGGTGGTGTACGCCAGGAAAGGAAGGATAGCTTTTTCCGGCGCCGTGCATCACTGCTCATGAACGGCATGCGCAGCCGCATGACCAGCATCCGCATGACGGACCAAGGCTGCATGCTGCGTGCCTACTCGCGGGAGGTGGTGGACGGCATCGTGCGCAGCGGGGCGATCAACACCTTTATTCCGGCGCTGGGCTACAGCCTGGCAAAGCGACCGAAGGAGATCCCTATCAAGCATGAGGAACGCCACGCGGGTGTGTCGAACTATTCGCTCTACCGGCTGGTGCGCCTGAACTTCGACCTGATCACATACTTTACGACAGCGCCGCTGCAGATTTTCACGCTCTTCGCGATGGCCTGTTCGGCGGGGAGTTTTCTGCTGGTGATTGTTTTGGCCGGGCGGCGGTTGATTTTCGGGCCGGAGGAGGGGGGGGTATTCACGCTCTTCGGCATTCTCTTCTTCCTGATCAGCGTTTGCATGGTCGGGATCGGGCTTATCGGCGAATACATGGGCCGGACCTATCAGGTGGTGCGCAATCGTGAGCGCTACCACATCGACCATATCCTGGAGGTAACGGAATGA
- a CDS encoding formyltransferase has translation MNRPRVIFFGYSEVGHDCLDLLVQRGVNVVALITHQDSAGENIWFKTPARVAVEHGIPIHTPDSVKSPEWIARIAELKPDMILSVYYRHMIPEAILALAPLGAFNMHGSLLPKFRGRAPVNWAVLHGEPRIGMTLHRMVKRPDAGEIIDQEGVDIGPDDTAEQAFRKVLPCATEVLGRQLDALLAGTAVGTPQDESQASYYGGRTPEDGRIDWSASAGSIHNLVRAVTDPYPGAFSDVADARLMVWQTNVVDGGWGMPGEILSLEPFIVATGEGALQLLRTEWRSQADPGLIVGDIL, from the coding sequence ATGAACCGGCCGCGCGTCATTTTCTTCGGTTACAGCGAGGTGGGGCATGATTGCCTCGACCTGCTGGTCCAGCGTGGCGTGAATGTGGTGGCGCTGATCACCCATCAGGACAGCGCGGGGGAGAATATCTGGTTCAAAACACCGGCACGCGTGGCCGTGGAGCATGGCATTCCGATTCACACGCCGGATTCAGTGAAGTCTCCCGAGTGGATCGCGCGGATCGCGGAGCTGAAGCCGGACATGATCCTCTCCGTTTACTACCGGCACATGATCCCGGAGGCGATCCTCGCGCTCGCCCCGCTCGGGGCCTTCAACATGCACGGCTCGCTGCTGCCGAAATTCCGCGGTCGTGCGCCGGTGAACTGGGCGGTACTGCACGGTGAGCCGCGGATCGGCATGACCCTCCACCGCATGGTGAAGCGGCCGGATGCCGGCGAGATCATCGACCAGGAAGGCGTGGACATCGGCCCGGACGACACCGCGGAGCAGGCTTTCCGGAAGGTGCTGCCCTGTGCCACCGAGGTGCTGGGGCGGCAGCTTGATGCCTTGCTTGCGGGAACTGCAGTAGGCACCCCGCAGGATGAATCCCAGGCGTCCTACTACGGTGGACGTACTCCGGAGGACGGCCGGATCGATTGGTCCGCCAGTGCTGGTTCGATTCACAATCTGGTGCGGGCCGTGACCGATCCCTATCCGGGTGCCTTCAGCGACGTGGCCGACGCGCGCCTGATGGTCTGGCAGACCAACGTCGTGGACGGCGGCTGGGGCATGCCCGGCGAAATTCTCTCCCTGGAACCCTTCATCGTCGCCACCGGTGAAGGTGCCTTGCAACTGCTCCGGACCGAGTGGCGGAGCCAAGCCGACCCCGGGCTCATCGTGGGGGATATCCTATGA
- a CDS encoding bifunctional UDP-4-keto-pentose/UDP-xylose synthase, which translates to MNEKQSPLKVLILGANGFIGSSLTSAMLRRTDWEVYGMDVGDHKLTHVLGHNRFHFVEGDITINREWIEYHVKKCDVVIPLVAIANPAQYVKHPLRVFELDFEANLEIVRKCVKYGKRLVFPSTSEVYGMCPEEVLDEQASNMVYGPIDKQRWIYAASKQLLDRVIYAYGLEGLDYTLFRPFNWIGPKLDNVMEPKEGSSRLFTQFISNVIFKKPIQLVDGGSQSRSFTFIDDGVDCLLKIIENKDGCASRKIFNIGNPNNNVSVADLAKIIIEAFKHYPDYQEHAEQAQVVSVSSQEYFGKYYQDIYTRVPSIEAAKEALGWWPTVDLQTAIRRTLDYHLAHEDYELTSAA; encoded by the coding sequence ATGAACGAAAAGCAATCACCCCTGAAAGTCCTGATCCTGGGAGCCAATGGATTCATCGGTAGCAGCCTCACTTCCGCGATGCTGCGCCGCACCGATTGGGAAGTCTACGGCATGGATGTGGGCGATCACAAGCTCACCCACGTGCTGGGGCACAACCGCTTCCACTTCGTGGAGGGTGACATCACGATCAACCGCGAGTGGATCGAGTATCACGTGAAGAAGTGCGACGTGGTGATCCCGCTGGTGGCAATCGCCAATCCGGCGCAGTATGTGAAACACCCGCTGCGGGTCTTCGAACTCGATTTCGAGGCGAATCTGGAAATCGTCCGCAAGTGTGTGAAGTATGGGAAGCGCCTGGTGTTTCCATCGACTTCCGAGGTCTACGGCATGTGCCCCGAGGAGGTGCTGGATGAGCAAGCGAGCAACATGGTCTACGGGCCGATCGACAAGCAGCGTTGGATCTACGCCGCGTCGAAGCAGCTGCTCGACCGGGTGATCTACGCGTATGGCTTGGAGGGCTTGGACTACACGCTCTTCCGGCCCTTCAACTGGATCGGGCCGAAGCTGGACAATGTGATGGAGCCGAAGGAGGGCAGCTCGCGTCTTTTCACGCAGTTCATCAGCAACGTGATTTTCAAGAAGCCGATCCAACTGGTGGACGGAGGGAGCCAGAGCCGCTCCTTCACCTTCATCGATGACGGCGTGGATTGCCTGCTCAAGATCATCGAGAACAAGGATGGCTGCGCGAGCCGGAAGATCTTCAATATTGGCAATCCGAACAACAATGTCTCGGTGGCCGATCTGGCGAAGATCATCATCGAGGCCTTCAAGCACTACCCTGACTACCAGGAACATGCCGAGCAGGCGCAGGTCGTCTCGGTCTCCTCGCAGGAATACTTCGGCAAGTATTACCAGGACATTTACACGCGGGTGCCCTCGATCGAGGCTGCGAAAGAAGCGCTCGGCTGGTGGCCGACCGTTGACTTGCAGACGGCGATCCGCCGCACACTGGACTATCACTTGGCCCACGAGGACTATGAGCTGACCTCTGCCGCATGA